The Syntrophaceae bacterium genomic interval ACACGGTCCGGTACGTTTTGTAAGTTGATCCTGCCGTTTGGCCCCTTCGGGCCCATCCGGCAGATATGGAGATGGTTGGGCTGGCAGTCGGTTCATACAAAATCTCCTGAGGTCTTGTCAACATTTCCCTGACCGGCATTGAGGCGGAAAGGGAACCCTTCCTGGAAATTCTCTTCGGGAGCGCGGGGTTGGATATAAGGCAAAGTATTCTCGAAACGGCGATGAAGGCGCGGGAGGCAGCTTCTGCCCTCGGACGGGTCCCGGCGGATCGCAAGGACCGCGCGCTTCTGGCCATGGCAGAGGCCTTGCGGGAGCACGAGGCGCTCCTGCTGGAGGCCAATGCCGGAGATGTTGCAAAGGCCCGGGAGCGGGGTTTGTCCAAGGCCATGATCGACCGTCTGACCCTGACCCCGGCGACCATCCGGGGGATGGCCCAAGGGCTGGAGGAAGTGGCGGCGCTGCCGGATCCGGTGGGCCGCATCACCGGCATGTGGCGGCGTCCCAACGGCCTGCTGGTCGGGCGGATGCGGATTCCCTTGGGCGTCATCGGCATCATCTACGAGGCGCGCCCCAACGTGACCGTCGATGCGGCGGCCCTGTGCCTGAAATCGGGCAACGCGGTGATCCTGCGGGGAGGGTCGGAGGCCATCGGCTCCAACCTGGCCATCGCCCGTGTCCTTCAGGAAGTGCTGGAAACGTCGGGTCTGCCGCCGGCGGCGGTTCAGGTCGTCGGCGTCACGGACCGCCAGGCGGTCTATGAGATGCTTCAGCTCGAGGAGTATATCGATCTGATCATCCCCCGGGGAGGAGAGGACCTGATCCGGGCGGTCGTTCGGGACTCGAAGATCCCCGTCATCAAGCACTACAAGGGTGTCTGCCACATCTTCGTCGACGCCGGCGCGGATATCGACGCGGCGGTCCGGATCTGCATGAACGCCAAGACCCAGAGGCCGGGAGTCTGCAATGCCATGGAAACCCTCCTGGTCCATGAGGCAATCGCCGAGGTGTTTCTTCCCGAGGCGGCGCGGGCCTTGCAGGATGCCGGCGTGTCTCTCCGCGGGTGTCCCCGCACCCGGAAGATCCTTCCCATGGTCGGAGAGGCAAGCGAAGATGACTGGCACACCGAGTACCTGGACCTGATCCTGGCCGTGCGTGTCGTGGACGGGATCGACGAGGCGATGGCCCACATCGAGCGATACGGCTCCCTGCACACGGAGGCGATCCTGACGAAGGATTACGCCAACGCCCAGCGCTTTCTCCGGGAGGTTTCCTCCTCGACGGTACTGGTGAATGCCTCGACCCGCTTCAGCGACGGGTTCGAGCTGGGTCTCGGGGCCGAGATCGGCATCAGCACGACGAAACTGCACGCCTTCGGGCCCATGGGGCTTGAGGAGCTGACGACGACGAAATTCATCATCTATGGAGACGGACAGGTGAGGACATGAAGTGGGGACTGTTGGGAGGTACCTTCGATCCGATTCACATGGGCCATCTGCGCTGCGCAGAAGAGATCCTGGAGATGTTCGATCTGAACAGGATCATTTTTGTTCCTGCTTCCCGTCCTCCGCACAAGCTGGAGGCGGAGATCACGTCCTTCTTTCACCGGGAGCAGATGGTCAAGCTCGCCATCGAGGACAATCCTTCCTTTTCCTTCTCCGACATCGAAAACAAGCGGGAAGGGAAATCCTATTCAGTAGAAACCATTGAATATTTCCTGAACCGCTACCTCAAGGACCTGGAACTTTACTTCATTCTCGGCCAGGACGCGTTTCACGCCATTCAGACGTGGCGGGAGTGGGACAAGCTCCTCCTCCTGTGCCACATGGTCGTCATGACGCGGCCCGGCTATGAAAACCGTGGCCTGGCCGGGATCCTTCCGGATGATTTCGCATCCCGGTTTGCCTATGAAGAGGCTCTGGACGGCTACCGGGGGCCGACGGGGCACTTGATCTACTTCCGGGAGGTAACCTTCCTCGATATCGCATCCAGCAATATCCGTCAGCGGGCAAAATCTTCGAAATCCGTCGCCTACCTCGTCCCCGACGGCGTGCGCCGCTACATCGTCAAGAACGAGCTGTACAAATCCAGGACACGATAACCGGGGAAGCACGAACCGGATACCCTTTTCTTTCGGGTCGTTACGTCATCAACAAATCCGTCATGCCGGCGATAGGCCGTCAATCCGGCTTCCCGGAGGGAACGTCTCGAATGGCGGTATGGGAGGAGCTATGGAAAGCGCGAAGAAGACCAGGGAAGAACTGCTGCAGGAAGTGACGGCGCTGCGGAAGAAAGTGCAGAATCTCGAGCGGGACGGCCAGGCCGTCCAGGCCTGGGAAACACGCTACCGGGAGCTGGCGGAGTGCCTGCCGCAGATCGTCTTCGAGCTGGACAAGAAGGGCCGGTTCACCTTCTTCAATCGCCATATCACCACGTTCCTCGGCTATGATCAGGAAGATTTCAGCAAGGGGCTGACCGCCTGGGATGCCGTGATCCCCGAAGACCGGGAGCGAATGAAACGGGAAATCGACCTGGTGCTCAAGGGAAAATCCAAGGCCAAGGGCACCGAGACGGCCCTCGTCAGAAAAGACGGGACCTCCTTTCCCGTTACCCTTTTTGCTTCCCCTATCGTTTCGGCCGGGGGAATCACCGGGCTCCGTGGTGTGGGCGTCGACATCTCCCACCAGAAGAAGGCGGAGATCCAGCTCCGGGAGAGCGAGGAGCGCTATCGCTCCATCGTGGAGCACACCCATGACGGGATCTGTGTCATCGACGAGAACGCCCGGATTGTTTACGGGAACGACGAACTGTCCCGCATGACGGGCTACAGCCGGGAGGAGAACCTCGGAAAGGAATTCATTGATTTTATCGTACCGGAAGACCGCGCCCTCGCCATGGAACGCTATTCCAGGCGCCGGCGCGGAGAGAACGTGGTCAACCAGTACGAGGCAAGGCTCGTCTGCAAGGACGGCCGGCAGATCATCGTGGAGGCGAAGATCTCCGTCCTGAAAGATTCGGGAGGGAAGCAGCGCTCCGTCGTCAAGCTTCTGGACATTACGGACCGGAAAAAAGTGGAGGACAACCTTCGCCAGTCGGAGAACCTGTACCGCACGATCTTTGAAAACACGGGAACCGTCATGATGATTGCCGACGAGGACCGAAACATCATCCTGCTGAATGGTGAATTCGAGAGGGTCGCGGGCATCAAGCGGGAAGATGTCGTCGGGAAGATCCGGGGCGACGACCTGATCGAGAGCGCCGACCTGGAGCGCCTGATCGATCTCCAGCGCGAGCTTCTGGCGGATCCGGCCAAAGGGCCCTTTCACACGGAATTCGCCCTGAAGGACAGGACAGGCAGGATGCGGGACGTTTTTCTCGTCATTTCCGCCATTCCCGAAACCCGGCTCGTCGTCTGCTCCATTCTGGACATTACCGAGCGAAAGCAGGCGGTCAACGCGCTCCTGGAGAGGGAGAAAGCACTGCAGGACACGACCATGCGCCTGGAAGAGGTCAACGAGGCCCTGCGGGTCCTCCTGAAGCACAAACAGGAAAGCCAGGGAGAGGTGGAATCGAAGGTGCTCGCCAACGTCCGGGAACTGGTGCTTCCCTATGTAAAGAAGCTGCAGATCACGTCCCTGGACGGGCCGCAAAAGGCGTATGTGGACATCATCGAGACGAACCTGGAAGACATCATGTCGCCCTTCCTCCGGACCCTGACCTCTCAATACCTGAATTTTACCCCGAAGGAAATCCAGGTGGCGAATTATATCCGCAGCGGAAAAACAACCAAGGAAATCGCCAGAATCATGAGTGTCTCCCGGAGCGCCATCGACCTTCATCGGAACCATATCCGGGCAAAGCTGGGCCTGAACAAGAAGAAGGCCAACCTGCGCACCCATCTCGCCAGCTTGGCGTGACGGGGAACGGTCCCGGACGGACCGGTTTCCCGCGCATCATCGGGAATGCCTGCCGCCCGGGGCCGCTTCCCGCTCTGTTCCGCAGGTGTCCGATTGGAGGAATTCCGGCCGCATGTTCAAGAAACGGATTCCGGACAAGCCCCGGAGCTATGCCATTGCCGTGGAAGGGACACCCGGGGAGGCCTGCACCCTTTTCCTGTCGGGGCGGCTCGCGCTGGAAAACCTGGAGCCGCTTCTCGCGGGTGCGGAGACGTTTCTGGAGACCCACCGGCCGTCGTCCATTCGGGTGGACCTATCCAAAGTCGGTTATATGGACAGTGCCGGAGCCCTCTTCATCGGAAGGCTCCGGACGCTCGCCGCGGCCCGCTCCGCTCCACTGGAGCTTTCCGGTTTGGGGGAGGACGCCCGGCGGATCCTGTCCCTCGTGGAGGGCAAGTCCGCCCCTGCCGTGGCGGCGAAAGTGGAAAGGCCGGAGGGGTTCTTTCCGAAGGTTGCGGAGACGGCCGAGTCCCTGCTTTTGGGTTTCGCGGCTCTCATGACGTTTGTCGGGGAGGTCGTCCTGGCCCTGATCCACTCCCTGCTCCATCCCCGCACGGTGCGCTGGAACGCCGTCCTGTTCTTCATGAGACGGGCCGGCGTGGAGGGCCTGCCCGTGGTCGGGCTCATCAGCCTGCTTCTCGGCCTGATCATGGCCTTCATGGCGTCCCTTCAGCTGCGCCAGTTCGGTGCCAACATTTACGTGGCATCCCTGGTGTCGATTGCCATCGTGCGCGAGCTGGGGCCGATCATGACGGCCATTCTCGTGGCCGGCCGCTCCGGTTCGGCCTTCGCGGCGGAAATCGGCACCATGATGGTCAACGAGGAAGTGGATGCCCTGACGACCATGGGATTCGATCCGATCAAGTTCCTGGTGATCCCGAAGGTGATCGCCGCCCTCGTGGTCGTTCCCGTTCTGACCCTCTATGCGGACCTGCTGGGGGTGCTGGGCGGGATGATCGTCGGCGTGACGGGACTCGACATCACGGTCAACGCCTACATGACCCAGACGCTCAAGAGCATCCGGATCTTCGACATGAACGCCAGCATGTTCAAAGCCATGTGTTTTGCACTCCTGATTTCGGGCATCGTCTGCTACCGGGGCTTTCAGGTCCGGGGAGGGGCGGAGGCGGTCGGAGCGGCGGCGACGTCCGCCGTCGTGTCGGCCATTTTCCTGATTATCGTGGCGGATTCGGCCTTCGCGATCATGCTTCACTACATCAATCCGTAGGGGATGTGGAGACGGTTGACATGAACGATCCATCCACGGTACCCGTGAACGGGACCGAACCCGTCATCGAGGTCGAGGACCTGAAGGCCGCCTACGGGGATCACGTCGTCCTGGAGAACATCCGTTTCCGGGTGCAGGCCGGAGAGATCTTCGTCATCGTCGGGGGGAGCGGCTGCGGGAAATCGACCCTGCTGAAATACCTCATCGGACTTTATCAACCCGCGGCCGGCCGGGTCCGGGTCAACGGCGTAGACATTGCCCGAGCCGACGAGCGTACCATGAAGGAATTCAAGCGGCAGATCGGCGTTCTCTTCCAGTCGAGCGCCCTCATCGGCTCCATGACCCTGGCGGAGAACGTCGCCCTGCCGCTCCAGGAGCATACGGAACTGCCGCCGTCACTCATCGACGAGGTCGTGCGGATGAAGCTCTCCATGGTGAATCTGTCGGGTTACGAAGACTATCTGCCGGCGGAGCTGTCGGGGGGCATGAGAAAGCGGGCGGGCCTGGCCCGGGCCATGGCGCTGGACCCGACGATCCTGTTTTTCGACGAGATGTCAGCCGGCCTGGATCCCGTCACGGCGGTGGAACTGGACATGATGGTCAAAAGCATCAACGAAGGCATGGGAACGACCATGGTGGTCGTCACCCACGAGTTGGAATCGATCTTCAACATCGCGTCCCGGGCAATCATGCTCGACAAGGCCACCCGCGGAATCATCGCGGAGGGGCGCCCCCGGGATCTGCAGAAGGATAGATCCGACCCGCGGGTTTACAATTTCTTCAATCGCCTGAGCGGTTCTTCATAGGGAGGCAATCCATTCATGGCCAGAAGCAAGACTCCCAAGTTCCTGATCGGTCTGTTCATCACCCTGGGCGTGTCCATCGGCGTCGCCACGGTCATCTGGATCGGGGCGTCCAAGATCCTCCAGAAGGGGGATCTTTACGTGACGTATTTCGACGAGTCGGTCCAGGGGCTTTCGCCGGACTCCATGGTGAAGTACCGCGGCGTCGATGTCGGGCGGATCGACGACATCAACGTGGCCCCCGACCGGCGCCTCATCGAAGTGGTCATGAAGGTGGACCTGAAGCCCGCGGACGCAAAGGACACCGTGGCCCAGCTTAAATCCGCGGGGCTTACGGGCATTGTTTTCGTGGATCTCGATCGGGTGCCCGAGGGTGAACGGGTCGATACGCCGCGGATCAACTTCACGCCTCCCTATCCCCTCATCCCTTCCCAGGCCTCGGCGCAGAAACTGATCATGTCCGGCCTGGAGATGACCATCGCCAAAGTCAAGGAGATCGACCTGGCGGGCATCTCGAACGAGCTGAAGAGAGTGGAGCGGTCCATCAGCGAATTCTTCAGCGGATCCACGACCCACCGCATTCTCGAGAACCTGGAATCCACGTCGGCGCACATGAATCACACGCTGGACAAGGTGGACCAGCTCGTTGCCGAGGGTCACCTGGAGGGGGTTCTGGATGACGCGAAAACGTTGTTTCAGGAGACCAAGGACGCCATTGTGGAGGCGCGCGGCATGATTGAAGACGTGCGGGGAGAGCTCAAGGCGATGAAACTTGCGGAAACGGCCCGGCGGACCGAGGGCATGGTGACAGACCTGGACCGCAAGACCCGGCAGATCACGACGGACCTGACCCTGGCCGGAGAAAACATCCGTCAGGCCTCGGAAAACCTCGATGCTCTGCTCCAAAGGCTGGAAGCCAATCCGTCGGAGCTGCTCTTCGGGGAGCCGCCTCCGCCCCGGCGATACCGGTGAGGGAGGGATCGGAAGATGATGAACAGGATCAAGATGAGGCCGGGTGCCGGGAAGCCGGGAAAGGTTCGCGGAAAATGGACGGTCGCCCTGGCGGTCCTGCTCGCGGCGGGGCTCGTGGCGGGCTGCACCGGAGCGAAACCGGCCCTCCTGGTGGATCACTATTCACTCGAGTACGCCCCGCCGGCCTTCGAGGGGATGGCGCCCCTGGAGGAGGTCCTCAAGCTGGACCGTTTTTCAACCACGGAGGCCCTTCGGAGTCCTCTGATGATTTCCCGGCTGGAGCCCTACGTTTATTACGCGGATCCCTACCACCGCTGGCGGGTCAATCCCGCCGACCTGGCTACGGATTTCCTGGTCCGGGACCTTCGCAACGCGGGACTTTTCAAGGCCGTCTTCACCTGGCGGGATCCCGTGGATGCGAGATTTGAGATCAGAGGCGCCGTGGAGGAGTTTTCCGAGACCGGCGGCGCCGAGGGACGCCGGTCGCTCCTGGTGCTCCGGGTCACGCTGATGGACATGAGCAGGAGCGACATCCAGAACCGGGTCGTGTACCAGAAGAAGTACGAGGCGTCCCTTCCCGTGGAAGGCAGAGGCGCCGGAAGCCTGGCGGCCTCGATGAGCCGCTCCATGGCCCTCCTGTCCCGGCAGATCATCTCGGATGCCTATGTGGCGGTCCGAAAGAGTGCCGGAACCGGGATGCCTACGGATAAAATGCCCGCTGGCGAATGATACTGTTTCTTGTCATTTACTTCCTCGTTTACGGGGGAGTCCACGTCTATATTTTCCTGAAGCTGGTGCGGGCCTTCGCGCTGCCGGCGCCGGGGCAGTGGGTGCTCGGCGCTTTCCTGGCCGCCATGGTTCTGATTCCAATCGCGGTTCACTTTCTCGAAAGGATCGGGCAGGAAAGGGCGGCATGCCTCGCGGCATGGAGCGGCTATCTCTGGATGGGGGCGCTCTTCTTTGCCTTCTGCCTGTTTCTGACCATCGATGTCTGGAACGGGGCGGTACGGATTGGAGCGGCCGCAACGGGTGCGGATGGATCGGCCTGGAGGATCGGGGCCCGCCCTGCCGCCCTGCTGGCCCTGGGAGGGGCTGTTCTGCTCTCCGGCTACAGTGCCTGGGAGGCGACCCGTTTCCGGACCGAGCGGATCACGCTCGCCAGTGCCAGGATTTCCACTCCGGTCCGGATCGTCCAGATCTCGGATGTCCACGTCGGATTCATCATCGACACGGATTGCATCGGCCGCATCGTCGCGGCCGTCGAGGCGGAGCGGCCGGATCTCGTGGTGTCCACGGGTGACCTGGTGGACGGACAGATCGACAGCCTGGCGGGTCCCATGCAGCGGCTCCGGGATCTCAAGCCCCGCCTGGGCAAGTATGCCGTCACGGGAAACCATGAATATTACGCGGGCCTCGAACAGGCCCTGGCCTTTACGGAGGGGGCCGGTTTCACGGTCCTCCGGGGGGAGGGACGGGCCGCAGGAGGGGTCCTGAATCTGGCCGGCGTGGACGATGCAACGGGAATCCAGGCCGGTCTCGCACCGGCGGTCGACGAGCGGGCAATCCTGTCCGGTCTCGACAACCGGCTTTTCACCATCCTGCTCCGGCATCGCCCGGATGTGCGGTCCGAGACGGCCGGCCTGTTCGATCTGCAGTTATCGGGGCACACTCACAAGGGGCAGATCTTCCCCTTCAGCCTGCTTGTTAGAATGGTTTTTCCCCATCTCGCAGGGGACTACCGGCTGACCGGCGGAGGCCTTCTCCATGTGAGCCGGGGAACCGGGACCTGGGGTCCTCCCATGCGCTTTCTGGCCCCTCCGGAAATCACGGTCATCGATCTCGTGCCCCAGTCCGGGCAGGGAGGAACGCAGTGAACGAGCGTCCCGACCCGGCGGCGATCCAGAGCGTTTTCGGGGACATCCCGGGCCATCGCGCCATCGCCGGAATCATCCGCAGCCACTCGACAAACAGCCGGGACGTGCGGCACTATGCGCTGGAGGGGCTCGACCTGTCGAAATGCGGCGATATCCTCGAATTGGGGTGCGCTTTCGGCCCTTTCACCGAGACCCTGCAAGGCCGTGTTTCGCCGGCCGGCGTCGTCGTGGGTGTGGACATCGTGGAGGCCTACGATGAACCGTTCCTGGATGCCTGCCGCCGGGCGGGTCTCCGTGGACGGTTTCTCGCGGAGGGGGTCCCGGTGGTACGAAGCTTCCCTGAGGCGTCCTTCGATCTGGTCCTGTGTTCCTTCGCCCTGTACTTCTTCCCCGAGGTCATCCCCGAGGTGGCCCGGATCCTGCGGCCGGGCGGCCTGTTTGTCGTGATCACCCACGACCGGAACAATATGGGAGAACTGGCGGACCTGATTCGGGAGATCCTGGCGCGGGAGGGAGATCTCCCGGAAGGGCGGCTTCCCGTGGAGGCGATCGTCGCCCGGTTTTCCGCTGAAAACGGCGAGGCCCTCCTGGCCCCCTGGTTCGGGCGGATCGATGCGCTGGACTACCGGAACACCCTGGTTTTCCCTTCGTCGGACATCCCACAGATTCTCCGGTACATCCGTTTCAAGAGTCCCTTTCTCCTGACCGGGACGTCCCGCACCGTTCCCGATCTGATCCTCCTGCTGGAGCGGGAACTTCACCAGTGGATCCGGAACGCCGGGAGCATCCGCCTGTCCAAGAACGACCGGATCTTCCGCTGCCGCCTGCCGCAGCCCCGAAAGGACGGAGCATGAACAAGCCGCGAAGGCATTACTGCCATGTCTGCGGGGGAGGAATCGTCCGCGAGAAGGACGACGAGGGAAACGACAGGGATTTCTGCCGTCCCTGCGGCCGTTTTTTCTATGAGAACCCGCTTCCCGTCGTCTCGGCCATTGTAACGATGGACCGCTGGATCCTCTTTGTCCGGAGGGGAAAGCGTCCCTACCGGGGAATGTGGTGTCTTCCCACGGGATTCGCCGAATCGGGGGAGAGCATCGAGGAAGCGGTCCTCCGGGAGCTGGAGGAAGAAGCGGGGATCAAAGGGAGAATCGCGGGGCTGATCGACGTGGATTCCTATCGGAGCCGCTTTTACGGGGATCTTCTGTTCCTGACGTTCGAGGTGGAGCAGACGGGCGGCATCCTGCGGCCCGGCAGCGATACGACGGCGGTACGCTACTATCATCCGGGCGAACTGCCGCGGATCGCCTTCCCTTCGAACCGCAAGGCCATCAGAGCCTTTGTCCGGAGCAAGGCGGACTACTGGGCCATCGTCGATTCCTTCCGCCAGTCCGTCGGGGAGGAGCCGGTGGAGGGCCGCAGGAACCTGCTTTCCGACCGGCTCGTCGAGGTCATCGAAGAGAACGCCGAGTCGATCGCCCGCATCTGGATGAAGGAGGCCCTGACCAGCCGGTCCACTGCGGGGTATCATCTCTTCGGCCGGGAACGGCTTTTCGGAGACGTTCTCAATATCCTGTCCCGGTTCAGCGCCTGGCTGGGAGGAGCCCGCGGAGACACCGATGTGAAAGATTTCTTCTCGGCCCTGGGACGGCAGAGCAGGGGGGAGGGCGTGCCGCTCAGCCACGTCCTGAGCGCCCTCAGCCTCGTAAAGAAACACCTCTGGGAATTCGCCCTGTCGCGGGGGATGTGGCAGAAGACGCTGGATATCTACATGGCCCTGGAGCTGGACAGGCGGATCGTGATCTTCTTCGACCGCGCCGTGTTTTATGCGACGCAAGGGTACGAGGCGGGAGAGGACTAGTAGTCCCCGCTCTCGTGCCGTCGCCGCTCCTCTTCCAGCTCCTTTTCCTTACGCTCCGCCATGCAGGCGGCGCACCAGCGGGTGTACCCGCACCGGCCCTTGCAGTTCCAGAAGTCGTCTTCCGGTTCCGGGGCGGCGGCGGGTTCGGGAGGAGCCACTGGTTTGTCCGGATCGGGTGTATCCATAAGATGTCGCATCCCCTTCGGGCGGTTCTCCTTGGCGCACGGGCTCGCCCCGTGACGCGGCCTTCCCGGCGGATCCTCAGCCTTCCCGGTACAGCGCCTCAATGGCGTCCATGTGCTTCTTAAGGACCACCCGGCGCTTGAGCTTCATCGTCTGGGTGAGCATCCCGTTCTCCAGCGTGAAGTTTTCCGCCAGCAGAAGGAATTTTTTCGGGATCTCGTACCCTCCGTATTTACCCTTCAGGGCGCCGGTGATTTCGGCGGCGATGAAGGCCTTTGCCTCGGCACTCTCCGTGAGGCTTTTCCCGTCCGCCGGCAGCCCTTTCTGTTCCGCCCAGCGCTGCAGGGCCGGCAATTCCGGCACCACGAGGCAAACGTTGTAGGGCCGGTTTTCGCCGTAGATGACGCAGTTGGCCACCCAGGGCACCAGGCAGATGTCCTCCTCCAGGGCCGCGGGGAAGACGAATTTTCCGTTTTCCAGTTTGTACTGCTCCTTGATGCGCCCGGTGATGTAGAGGAAGCCGTCCTTGTCCAGGCGTCCGCGGTCGCCCGTCCGCAGTCCCCCGTCGGGCATCAGCACCTCCCGGGTGGCATCGGGCTTGTTGTGGTAGCCCTTCATGATGTTGGGCCCGTAGGCGATGATCTCGCCGTCCGTGGCCCCCGGCTCTACCACAGAGGAGTCGATGACGACCTTCACTTTGTTCACGGGCTGGCCCACGCTCCCGAAGCGGAAGGCGTAGGAGGCGTTCATGGTGATCGCCGGGGAGGTCTCCGTCATGCCGTAGCAGTCGTAGACGGGGATGCCGATGTCGTAGAAGAAGAAGGCGATTTCGACGTTCATGGCGGCGCTGGCGGTCATGGAGCCCTTCAGGCGGCCGCCCATCTTCTCGCGGATCTTGGAGAAGACGATCCTGTCGGCGATGGCGAACTTCAGGTTCGTCAGGAAGTCGGACTTGCCCTGCGCCGCCAGTTCGCGCTTTTTCTTCGCCGAGGACACACCCATGTCGAAAAGGGTCTTCGCGAGGCCGCCCTCCTCCCGCATCTTCGCCGTGATGCCGTCGTAGATGCGGTTGAAAACACGGGGAACCGCAACGAGCCAGGTCGGCTTCACCGTGGCAATGTCCTGGGCGATGGTGGCCGGGCTCTCCGCCAGGCCCATGCAGGCCCCCAGGTGGATCATGGCGTAGAGTTCCCCCGTCTGGCCGTAGGAGTGGGCCCAAGGGAGGATGGCCAGCGTCACATCCTTTTCGCCCAACTCGGGATACTTGGCGATGCCCGCCAGGACGTTACTGGTGAAGTTCCCGTGGGTCAGGAGGACCCCTTTCGGGTCCCCCGTCGTTCCGGAGGTGTAGATCAGGACGGCCACGTCTTCCGGTTTGGGCCGGACGGACGGAACGGGATTCTTTTCGCCGGCCCGCTCCAGGGCCTCCATGGTCCCCTCGCCTGTGCCCTCGATGAGATAGATGCTCTGCAGGGTCGAGATCTCGTTCGGGAAATTTCTGATCTTCTCGTAGATCTCGGGCTTGGATACGAACAGGACCTTCACCTGGCTGTCGGCGATGATGTACTTCCAGATGTGAATGAGCTCCGCCTCGTACATGGGAATGAAACGCCCTTCCAGGCCGTACGTCGCAAAGGCCGCCACGAACCACTCGACCCGGTTGTTGGCGATGAGCCCGACGGCGTCCCCCTTACCGATGCCGGCTTGGGCGAGGCCTCCCCGCAGGTTTTCCACCCGGCGGGCCACTTCGGCGTAGGTTACCCACTCATAGACCCCGTTTTTGTTTTTGGTCCCGAACATGCGGTTTCCCGCATGCTTCCCGATGCTCTCCTCAAAAAGCTCCACGAGGTTGTCCGGCTTGTCGTACTGATCCATGTCCCTCTCCTTGCATCCGTTATAATTGGTGATTGCGCTTCTCCCCCCGTCGCTCCGCATCACCTGTTCGGCTGTGAAACCGGTTTTTCGGGATCCTCTCCGAGAATACCACCGCCCCGGCTTCCGCCTTTTAACCGTTTCCCGCCGTTTTGACAATAAATTGTTCGTTCGGTAAAGAGCCTGTGATTTCAATCGGATACTGTTTTTGCCGCAGACTCTCCGGCCACGTATCCCGTGGAGAAGGCGGCCTGGAGGTTGTACCCTCCCGTGTCGGCGTCCAGGTCCAGGATCTCGCCGCAGAAGAAAAGTCCCTCCACGAGCCGGGAGGCCATGGTGCGGGGGTCCACTTCCTTAAGCGAGACCCCGCCG includes:
- a CDS encoding PAS domain S-box protein, which translates into the protein MESAKKTREELLQEVTALRKKVQNLERDGQAVQAWETRYRELAECLPQIVFELDKKGRFTFFNRHITTFLGYDQEDFSKGLTAWDAVIPEDRERMKREIDLVLKGKSKAKGTETALVRKDGTSFPVTLFASPIVSAGGITGLRGVGVDISHQKKAEIQLRESEERYRSIVEHTHDGICVIDENARIVYGNDELSRMTGYSREENLGKEFIDFIVPEDRALAMERYSRRRRGENVVNQYEARLVCKDGRQIIVEAKISVLKDSGGKQRSVVKLLDITDRKKVEDNLRQSENLYRTIFENTGTVMMIADEDRNIILLNGEFERVAGIKREDVVGKIRGDDLIESADLERLIDLQRELLADPAKGPFHTEFALKDRTGRMRDVFLVISAIPETRLVVCSILDITERKQAVNALLEREKALQDTTMRLEEVNEALRVLLKHKQESQGEVESKVLANVRELVLPYVKKLQITSLDGPQKAYVDIIETNLEDIMSPFLRTLTSQYLNFTPKEIQVANYIRSGKTTKEIARIMSVSRSAIDLHRNHIRAKLGLNKKKANLRTHLASLA
- a CDS encoding MCE family protein, with the translated sequence MARSKTPKFLIGLFITLGVSIGVATVIWIGASKILQKGDLYVTYFDESVQGLSPDSMVKYRGVDVGRIDDINVAPDRRLIEVVMKVDLKPADAKDTVAQLKSAGLTGIVFVDLDRVPEGERVDTPRINFTPPYPLIPSQASAQKLIMSGLEMTIAKVKEIDLAGISNELKRVERSISEFFSGSTTHRILENLESTSAHMNHTLDKVDQLVAEGHLEGVLDDAKTLFQETKDAIVEARGMIEDVRGELKAMKLAETARRTEGMVTDLDRKTRQITTDLTLAGENIRQASENLDALLQRLEANPSELLFGEPPPPRRYR
- a CDS encoding glutamate-5-semialdehyde dehydrogenase, translating into MDIRQSILETAMKAREAASALGRVPADRKDRALLAMAEALREHEALLLEANAGDVAKARERGLSKAMIDRLTLTPATIRGMAQGLEEVAALPDPVGRITGMWRRPNGLLVGRMRIPLGVIGIIYEARPNVTVDAAALCLKSGNAVILRGGSEAIGSNLAIARVLQEVLETSGLPPAAVQVVGVTDRQAVYEMLQLEEYIDLIIPRGGEDLIRAVVRDSKIPVIKHYKGVCHIFVDAGADIDAAVRICMNAKTQRPGVCNAMETLLVHEAIAEVFLPEAARALQDAGVSLRGCPRTRKILPMVGEASEDDWHTEYLDLILAVRVVDGIDEAMAHIERYGSLHTEAILTKDYANAQRFLREVSSSTVLVNASTRFSDGFELGLGAEIGISTTKLHAFGPMGLEELTTTKFIIYGDGQVRT
- a CDS encoding STAS domain-containing protein; the protein is MFKKRIPDKPRSYAIAVEGTPGEACTLFLSGRLALENLEPLLAGAETFLETHRPSSIRVDLSKVGYMDSAGALFIGRLRTLAAARSAPLELSGLGEDARRILSLVEGKSAPAVAAKVERPEGFFPKVAETAESLLLGFAALMTFVGEVVLALIHSLLHPRTVRWNAVLFFMRRAGVEGLPVVGLISLLLGLIMAFMASLQLRQFGANIYVASLVSIAIVRELGPIMTAILVAGRSGSAFAAEIGTMMVNEEVDALTTMGFDPIKFLVIPKVIAALVVVPVLTLYADLLGVLGGMIVGVTGLDITVNAYMTQTLKSIRIFDMNASMFKAMCFALLISGIVCYRGFQVRGGAEAVGAAATSAVVSAIFLIIVADSAFAIMLHYINP
- a CDS encoding nicotinate-nucleotide adenylyltransferase; this encodes MKWGLLGGTFDPIHMGHLRCAEEILEMFDLNRIIFVPASRPPHKLEAEITSFFHREQMVKLAIEDNPSFSFSDIENKREGKSYSVETIEYFLNRYLKDLELYFILGQDAFHAIQTWREWDKLLLLCHMVVMTRPGYENRGLAGILPDDFASRFAYEEALDGYRGPTGHLIYFREVTFLDIASSNIRQRAKSSKSVAYLVPDGVRRYIVKNELYKSRTR
- a CDS encoding metallophosphoesterase produces the protein MILFLVIYFLVYGGVHVYIFLKLVRAFALPAPGQWVLGAFLAAMVLIPIAVHFLERIGQERAACLAAWSGYLWMGALFFAFCLFLTIDVWNGAVRIGAAATGADGSAWRIGARPAALLALGGAVLLSGYSAWEATRFRTERITLASARISTPVRIVQISDVHVGFIIDTDCIGRIVAAVEAERPDLVVSTGDLVDGQIDSLAGPMQRLRDLKPRLGKYAVTGNHEYYAGLEQALAFTEGAGFTVLRGEGRAAGGVLNLAGVDDATGIQAGLAPAVDERAILSGLDNRLFTILLRHRPDVRSETAGLFDLQLSGHTHKGQIFPFSLLVRMVFPHLAGDYRLTGGGLLHVSRGTGTWGPPMRFLAPPEITVIDLVPQSGQGGTQ
- a CDS encoding ATP-binding cassette domain-containing protein, encoding MNDPSTVPVNGTEPVIEVEDLKAAYGDHVVLENIRFRVQAGEIFVIVGGSGCGKSTLLKYLIGLYQPAAGRVRVNGVDIARADERTMKEFKRQIGVLFQSSALIGSMTLAENVALPLQEHTELPPSLIDEVVRMKLSMVNLSGYEDYLPAELSGGMRKRAGLARAMALDPTILFFDEMSAGLDPVTAVELDMMVKSINEGMGTTMVVVTHELESIFNIASRAIMLDKATRGIIAEGRPRDLQKDRSDPRVYNFFNRLSGSS